TTTAGCAAATCAGCCAGCTCCCATCTAAACCACTTTAACTCACTAACCCGGATCCCTCCACTATCAGACCACAGGGAAATAAAGGGGTTCTTTAGACTCTCAGGTTAAATGGGTGACAAGTAAAGGGAGCCCAGTAAGCTGTATAAATTAAACCCTCCTTACAGAAGCAACCCAAACAGTGGAGACCAATTCATCAAGCTGAACCTCATCTCATAAATGCCATATCAATGTATGACCAAAATCATTATGGTATTTTGATCAGACAGTATATGTACGGCCACTGATGATATCAATGCAATATTTTCATAAGGCAGCTGTTAAAGCTGACcttttaaagcaaaaacaaaagcctaataaagcaccaaattatcaccaaaaagacaaaaataccaAATGAAAAGCCTTGCCAACCAAACAAGCCAACCTTATGGCTCAAGTATAAtcaaattttaaataaacatgaaaGAAAATTTAGGGAAAAAATTACACCAAATGAAACAACAAGATATTGAGCATGTCATTAACCAAAATTAGTTCTGGGAGATTTAGGGCTGTGCTATTTTTATGTCTGAAATCATGAATGTAAACTAGTTTTCTACTGCTAAATTCACATATGTTTATTTCCTAAGGTCCTGAACAGTTGTTTATACAGATGTGTTTTTCTTGTATTCTTACATGTATGTAGcttggatttttttccttttatattttatacctTTACATTTAGATTTACCAATTTACAGTGTTACAGTACGATTTTATAAGCTTCAAATTCCAATTAAGATCTGGCTTAAAATATTTGACAGTGTCACACTGCCCATTGTGTTGTATGGTAGTGACATATGAGGTCCATTCAGTCATTAGAGCTGTACCCACTGAGCTGAGGGATGAAGACCCAACAGAATTTCTACATGCAGACTTCTGCAGCAACATTTTACAGCCTGTTGATTTTGGCAGATACTCACTGATAATTAACAAACTTAAATCCAGCCCACAAGACACCCTCCCTTCAAAACCAGATGAGACCAGGATAGACACCCTAATTAGTTTCACAGAAACACTGCTGTCCAAACACCAGTCAGAGTAAACCAAGTTATAACACATTGCAAAGAAACTTATCTGAAATATTGGAAAGAAGAAACTAAAAGCTGAAGCAGATTAAAGCACAATCTGGCCTAAAACAGAGATTATGAATTGGCAAAATATCTGTTGACCGTCAGTGATAGAAAGCAGAGACAGATCAGTGACCACAAACTGGCAACAGAAACAGGTCGACACAAAAAGTCATGGCAACCGAAAGAAAACAGAACATGTGATCCCTGACAGGTGAGGCTGAAGCCGAGATGAACTTCCTGCAAATCTTTCAATAAGGTAAGGAACACCGATTTTACCTAGTTCAGTTCTATAAATTCcaaatttcattaaattaaACAATATCTTAAAATTACAACTCTCCTAGGAGACGGAGGATAAAAACGTCCCACAAGCAGTGGATGAcctggacacacacatacacataacgTACGCTAATTTATTGAGAATACTCAgtgattttgtgttattttattcttctatttttgtttctttagtttattaaaaaattgttttttaatgctCTGGGAGTATTGTTTTAAGATACTATGGCGCCAATAACAAAGCACTTTTAAATGGAAatgaattgaaatgaaatacTGCCCTCTGCAGGCCCTCTGCAAATGTGACATTTGGTCAGCTGCATTTCCTCAGAGGTAGGTATTCTTATTAAAAGTTGAATGAAACATAATTATTTAACCAATTACCAAAAACTTGTCTGTGTTACTTACTGGGTTTGTTTCTGCAGGCTTCACTGTACCATTTGTCTCATTTTTAGTCGCTCTCAACTTTATACCATCAGCTGccaataagaaaagaaaaaaaaatactaaggagaaaacatttttaaaaagtaaacatAGACTGAGATGTGCAGTTTTCTGGTTACAAGTAATGCCCTCATGATCTAACTTTACCAAGGTTTGTAGATGCGATAAACTCCTCAATCTCCTCATCATCAGAGTCATCTATGAGAGGTGTGAAAGCGTACCTGTGGATATTgaaattaaaagttttaaatgCATGCCCAGTTTAGTTTATGTTGATGAATTGAAGAGTCTTAATAAATTACTTGCCTTTGGTTGTTTGCAGACGGTCTCCATAAGAACATTATGACGAGCAGAATGACAGAGAACAGGAACCTCCAGAAAGCATCTTCTACCCACAACTCAATCCAATCCTTTAGACAAAAACAGGCTCGGTTTTCAATAAAATGTCAACattaaacattcattaaaaaaaaaaaaaaaaaaaaatgctattatTGCTCAGTAATCCAAACCACACTCACAGACTGGCATTCTACTAATCGCAATTTTTTTGCCGTCCAACCCATGAAAATGATGGAAGCTGAGGGTGTAGAGGGCAAGGTGTGAAACTCTTTGGCATGTCGATGAAAATACAAATAACTGGTGCAGTGAAAATGTAGCTGCAGGACTTACCAATGACAGCAAATATTAATGTGTTTGTAAAGTGCCTGTAGAGTGACAGCTTGACAGGGTTTCTCCTCAGTTTCAGAGTCTTGATGGTTTGTGCCAAGCTGACAAAAATGTTAGTGGCAGTCAAGGTAAACACATGGCAGCCATTACACAGAAACTGTACAAATACACCACGCATTAGATAATAGTGATTACATGCTGCAATCACATGCAGTTCCGCCAGTGGAGTACACCTGGATGCTAATATGACGTAAGCACAGGAAAGGTTGTGATAAAGTGTGAGATTTTGCCTCTGCTTAAAAAAGCCTATTAATCGTCATTGTTGTAAAATGCATTTTGCAAAGATCTTTAAGCACAAAGATGTGGAAGAGGATGTTAACGGTTTTAATGTGCCTGGATTTTAGCAGCCAATTTACAAAGAGTTAAAGAGTCaagttgtttatttatttatgaaggTGTCTAATGTTTTGACAGATCTGCATTTTTGGTGGGGTTTTTCTCTTTCCCCATTTACAGTTTATCAGTTGtttcacataaaaacaaaaatgtaaagccATACTATACCATTAATTTTCCAAAAACCTTTATAGACCCATATCAAAATATTCCCTCTAACTCATAACTCCTGTTCATTGAGAAATTTGTATTTCTTGGCTGCAATGTTTGAGCAGTGGGTATATATGTTCCACTCAATAACAATGTTCAGGGTGACAGGGTGGGACTCTAAAACTTGTTCAGCCCCaacaaaacaccacaaaacTTTAATGCACTTTAATTCAAAATCATTACAAATAGCTGATCTATATCACCTGTTTAAATACTGCAAGACATATATGCATGCTACTGCTGACCATGTAACATATCCGATAACCACCAAAGGAGAGAAAACATGCCACAGGTTATGTCATGGATGTTTTTTAGGATCTGTGAGCCGCCCTGGAAAAGATCAAGTGTGCAATGTAGCACCGATGCCGTGTCTTATGATAGAGGCAATCCTAAACTAACTTCTttctctgactgctttgttcTCACTAAAGCTTAAATTATGGTCCAGCAGTGGTAACATGTTGACAGTCTGCTGGTAGTCCGTGGTCAGCCTGTCTAATTGCAGCGAGTGTCTCTTGTCAACAAAGGCAGTGCACAAAGGACACTCCACGACTGGTTTGTGGGCTACTCTTGTGTTTACAAAAAGCACTCAAGGAGTTATGACAAATGATTTTATCCAGATTTTATCCCCCACACTAGTTGCACCCATGCTGATAAAAACCTTTTAACAGCACAATCTGGAAAGTCTGGTGGACGGGCATGCAAAAATCAATCATTTCTACCAATGTAGACTGAGACTgttgaaaaatgtaaataatacaaACTGTCATTAATTATGCAAGGAAAGCAGCAGTAAAGATTTAGAAGAAGTTAAATCATCAACCAGAAAACAATGCATTGCTACAAATTTCACCACAGAATGAATGATTAAAGCAGGGCTGTTTCAACTGAGACCCAAGACGTCTTTGTGTGAAGCTGTATTTCAGCTGCTAATGATCTGGTGAAGGAACAGGACAGAGGGAGACCACAATTTCCTGATCTAATATTGGTTCATGTGTAGGAAGTGAGGAGCAGAGGAGAACCGCACGAGGAAAGGCTGTAGGTGCACAAAAGGATATCCACCAGCATAAAGAAGAGTCAAGCAGAGCCAGGGGAATGTTGGCCAGCAGAGCCAAGTCAGAGTCTTTTGCCTAGAAGGGATAACAGAGCGGGAGCAGAGGACACAAGGAAGAGGAGAAAGAtgtgaagggggggggggaattacAGATAGGAAAGCAGCACTGCAACTGAAACATAAAACCATCCACCCAAGTGCAAAGGGGAAAATAAATAATCCAACCAACAAGCCAAGAACATTCAAAATCACTCAAATACACCAACAAACGTGCCCATTTTCTTATGTTGGGACACTCCAGTTGCTATTGATATTTGTGCTGGTGAGGAATACACTGGAAGGATATGAACCAGATGGCGCAGGAGTCAAACATAGCCAGAACAATTGCTGTGATGAGAGCGCGGCCATTGTCTCGACCCTTGATATTTGGTGCGCAACAAGAAAATACAGAAATTGTGACGACAAGTTTACTTCATTAAAAAATACAGCATGAGAGCAAATTACAATGTTAACTGTACGAGCTCAGCTCATATCTTTGgtaaaataaacaatttaaatGTAGGACTTTAAACCTTTTAAATTTCTAATTGCTAAATGTTATTATTGGCGTTTGCAAAGGCTATTCTGACTTAAATCAAAGTAATCAAAGATCACAACTCACCCCTGTAATCCTCAGGACACCCTCAATGCTAGCAAAGGCCAAGTAGAGGATGCCAAGCCCAACTACTCTGTGCATCACTGTCCCCAATCGAggtctaaaagaaaaacaacccccccaaaaatggtgttttttttccccattttattTAACTTAAGGAGGGGTTTCAATTATTCTACAAGTTGCTGTGTGTATAGATTTTAACATACTTCACGATGCCATAGCCAAGGCTGACGATAATGACGAGTAAACGAGCCAAAGTCCTCTTGAAGGCAGAGACCAACTCAGCAAAGATCAGCAAACCTGGAGCTAAAGTAAAGTAAATatgttgaaaaaaaatacaacttacTGTCTGacatgagagaagaagagaactCTTGTGACCGTCTATAAACACTCACAGGCGGAGCCGACAGTATTGGTGTTTTCGTATTCGGCGCAGAAGACGGCCTTCTCCACCATGCCGAGGAATATGACCCCTGCTATCCAAAACTGGATCCTTAGGAGATCTTTCCAATAGCAGGCCGCCCAGAGAAACCATAACAGGGCGTACAGGATGTACACGACGCACATCACCATGTAGAACTGCAAACAGACACTCAGGGATTAGCCTTTAAAGCCTGTCAGTTTTAGGTCACTTCAGGATTGTAaatcttaaaaaacaaatgatttaaaatcacatttaatgAAATGGTTGTAGGAGTTTCTGCATGTTTTCTTGCAGTTTACCTAAACTGTCATCTTAATATAAGACTACATCTAATAACTGAGTATATAATGAGttaatttaaaacacacacaaacacaaaagagtCTTATCATTCCACTGGAGACAGCAAATAATTAAGGGAACATATTATTAAAGGGAGTAAAGTCAGCAAGTGGCCAATAAATCACATAAATTGCAATCACTTATTTCTAAAGTCATCTACTTACAATCATGAGAGGCCATTCTGTGACAGAAATGTAGCCGTGGCTGCCCTTCATTACCACATTAACTGCAAAACCAAAATCCAGACATTAGACTAATGATGCAAGACACTTTTCCCAAGCATATTAAACAGACAAAAGGCAAGTTTTCATTATGATCTAAATTCTGATTGCACAATGTAGCGGCTCAGTCTTCAGCCTGGTTGCTTTAAAGCTTCACTTTCCCTGTGCACTTATGTCTACCAATGGGAATAAAATTTCCCAGGAAAATTACGTCAGTCCAGCCAAAACAGGACAAGCGCCTTCGTCTCACTCTGTGGCTATCGGCAGTTTTCTCCAGGTAGCACAAatgacacaaagaaaaacaagaagagagATTGTAGAAACTctagcaaacaaaacaaagagccctgctgcaggaaaaaggaaaaaaagacggAGCGCGATagaaagtaaaactaaaacacaTATGAACCTCTCAGTGGAAAAGGCTCCAGGATATGAGATCAAAATCCGGCATTCACCTGGGATTACATCAACTGCCACTTTAAGAATTTGTTTGTGGTTGCTGCAGATCCTGAAATCTGACACTTCAGTGTCAGCTAAAAAGCTCTGCGTGTATGAGATAGGAGGGCGACTGAAttaatgcagtttaaaaaagcaaaggtaaaaaaaaatgtaaatgctttTTACTATAAGCTGCATTcacacagtctcacacacattcatacaagcactatATTCTGTACCTAAGCACTTTCTAAAATTCACACACACTCCAATGGATGTATCGGGGGCAACTCGGCCTTCACTGTCTTGCCCAAAGATACTATGACATGTAGGCTTGAGCAGCCAGAGAATTGGTCCACCGACCCTCTGACAGGTAGATGACCCACCCTACCCAAGCTGCCCACAATTACAAGATGCTCATATTTAGTAGTTTTAAAAAGTCTCACCTGTTAAACTCCAGTTGGCTTCTGGTTTACTAGACTCGATCTTAACGACTAGCAGGTAAGGGCCATCCTTCCAAGTGGTGGCTATGACGTGGTCTCTGATTTTCACACTGCTGTTCTTCGTAGCACTGCTGGTGTCATACTCCTCGGCAATccattttatgtcatttttatCCTGCAGGATTAAAGGAATCCAGCATTTATTACTTATGAAAACATATGTAATAATTAACCTTAAAATCAAAGATCATTTGCGGGTTCTTACTTCAAACGCAGAGGACACATGTGGATCTGCCTTTGCTTtctgaaaagaaacacagttgCAGGATGTTGAAgaactaaaaacaacaaaatcgtTAAGAATACGGCTGTGGTGACACCAACATAGCAAACCCACTTTGAGCATCGGGAAGGGCAGCCCATTGCTACATACAATGGGACCGTGTTTGTGTTCGATGTGCTCCCCTGGTACCTTTGGGTTTGGATCCAGATTCTTCTCAGGAATCAGGCCTGGCCTCTTATACATTTCCTACAGACAAAGACGGTCACAATTCACCAATCAGAAACAAGCAAGGCACGAGACAGACCAGTGCACCACTCAAATAATGGTGGGGATTTAATCACTTTCATGCATCCTGAAGCTGTCCCATCCTTAAACTGTTCTGGGACACTGTTCACAGTACACTGGGGGAGATTCTGTGCCACAATATTGAATCTATATGCCTGACTTTCTACCTAGGGAAAAACGGATTTAAAATTACCCAAATGTTATAAatatttactaaaaaaaaaaaaaagcgtatGGGGGCAAATTAGACTATAACAATGCATTGGCTTTGCAAAGAATCTCTCATTATGGGGCCATGGATGGCTATAAGTCAAGATCTGGAGTGTACAGAATTGACCGACAGTTTAAGAAACTATAGTTAATTCATACAGTGCTTTACACAGAGCGCTATACAACAATTAAAATACAACTAATATCAACAGAGAAACATGTTTATACAGATTAAAGACTatgaaaaagtaaaatgtaGTGCATTCTGGGAAAAATTGAAAACATACATTGCACTGCAGTGTTGACCCATTTTGTTTTCCGTTGATGTTTTGACTATGACAGCCCATACCCccatttttggggggttttgtttAGTGTACTTTGTTTTCTGTACCACATGGAATTTTTTAAGTAAATATTTAGTGCTGCATGTCTTGAAAATTTGAAGGAGTCCCCTTTTATTCCGCATGTATACAAatacgtttttaaaaaaaggataattaaaataaagttaaaaaaagaaactatcaACTCAACGCAGATGGTATGACAGGAAGCATTTTTTGCTTACTTCAATATTGTTGTATTCGTTGTGACAGGGGTAGTATTTCAAAAGCCAGTGAATAGTGACGTCCACCTCCTCAGGACAGTCAAATGGCCAGACTGAAACATGAAGACGTGATGACGtaacacaaaaaaaaggaagcacTTTGGGTAACAGGTTatgagtaattttttttttaagtcatgaCTTACCTTTTagttcaacatcagtgtctTTATACATTGATTTCCTTAACAGCAATGCTCTTGAGGTCTACGgagtaatacatttatttattattatttttcatactGATCAATTTAGTTAGGCAAACTAACTGATCATTGGTACTCTTTTGATCTCTCGGATCCAAACAAGCTGGACTCTGTGTCTTTGCAAAGTGGAAAAAGAAccttatattataatataaaaaatattattaatataaGAAATATTAACCATAAGTGTGTTTTTCTAGCTGTCTGACCTGTCACCTATTCAGAATGAACCTGCAAATGCAGGTTTTACTGCTACTGGAAAGAGGATAACAGAGTGGAAACTGAAACGTCTTAGCATGTAAATTATTGATTATTGAGCTATACACGTCTCTGTGGGCTAACTGTAGGAGCTGTGCCTTatcattaataaacaaaaagagGGAGTGAACTGTACAAGCACCTGACTGAAGATCGACTTTAAGAATGTTTTTATATGTTACAATGTGTGACATAACCTGAACACACACAACCTAAACTCGCAGGTTTTAGTCCAGAGACAGTggcagacaaaaagaaaataagcttTTGGGATTTTCACTTTAGTCTGTTAAAC
This is a stretch of genomic DNA from Maylandia zebra isolate NMK-2024a linkage group LG13, Mzebra_GT3a, whole genome shotgun sequence. It encodes these proteins:
- the tmem87b gene encoding transmembrane protein 87B isoform X2, which produces MAAAVGMRTSSCPTRGLNCPWMVFSVIILNIINGAVAAPESGLWTITVVNTSRALLLRKSMYKDTDVELKVWPFDCPEEVDVTIHWLLKYYPCHNEYNNIEEMYKRPGLIPEKNLDPNPKKAKADPHVSSAFEDKNDIKWIAEEYDTSSATKNSSVKIRDHVIATTWKDGPYLLVVKIESSKPEANWSLTVNVVMKGSHGYISVTEWPLMIFYMVMCVVYILYALLWFLWAACYWKDLLRIQFWIAGVIFLGMVEKAVFCAEYENTNTVGSASPGLLIFAELVSAFKRTLARLLVIIVSLGYGIVKPRLGTVMHRVVGLGILYLAFASIEGVLRITGGRDNGRALITAIVLAMFDSCAIWFIFVSLAQTIKTLKLRRNPVKLSLYRHFTNTLIFAVIASIIFMGWTAKKLRLVECQSDWIELWVEDAFWRFLFSVILLVIMFLWRPSANNQRYAFTPLIDDSDDEEIEEFIASTNLADGIKLRATKNETNGTVKPAETNPDEDLKWVEDNIPTSLTDVALPILLDSDEEIMTTKYEMSKLE
- the tmem87b gene encoding transmembrane protein 87B isoform X1, translated to MAAAVGMRTSSCPTRGLNCPWMVFSVIILNIINGAVAAPESGLWTITVVNTSRALLLRKSMYKDTDVELKVWPFDCPEEVDVTIHWLLKYYPCHNEYNNIEEMYKRPGLIPEKNLDPNPKVPGEHIEHKHGPIVCSNGLPFPMLKKAKADPHVSSAFEDKNDIKWIAEEYDTSSATKNSSVKIRDHVIATTWKDGPYLLVVKIESSKPEANWSLTVNVVMKGSHGYISVTEWPLMIFYMVMCVVYILYALLWFLWAACYWKDLLRIQFWIAGVIFLGMVEKAVFCAEYENTNTVGSASPGLLIFAELVSAFKRTLARLLVIIVSLGYGIVKPRLGTVMHRVVGLGILYLAFASIEGVLRITGGRDNGRALITAIVLAMFDSCAIWFIFVSLAQTIKTLKLRRNPVKLSLYRHFTNTLIFAVIASIIFMGWTAKKLRLVECQSDWIELWVEDAFWRFLFSVILLVIMFLWRPSANNQRYAFTPLIDDSDDEEIEEFIASTNLADGIKLRATKNETNGTVKPAETNPDEDLKWVEDNIPTSLTDVALPILLDSDEEIMTTKYEMSKLE